In Thermorudis peleae, a genomic segment contains:
- the ilvC gene encoding ketol-acid reductoisomerase has product MAVIYYDKDADLSYLQGKTVAVLGYGSQGHAHAQNLRDSGITVVVGLHEGSRSRERAQADGFDVLPVREAAARADVISMLIPDHVQKPVYDEHVAPELKPGKVLMFAHGFNIHYGRIVPPPDVDVTMIAPKSPGHVLRDLFTQGIGVPALLAVHQDASGQAKQIALAYAKGLGCTKAGVLETTFKEETETDLFGEQAVLCGGVSHLILAGFETLVEAGYQPELAYFEVLNELKLIVDLIYEGGLKFMRYSVSDTAEYGDYVSGPKIIDERVRETMHQILQDIQSGRFAQQWIAENENGRPNFYRMRQEALNHPIEKVGEQLRAMMPWLKAREIPS; this is encoded by the coding sequence ATGGCCGTTATCTACTACGATAAAGACGCTGATCTCTCGTACCTGCAAGGGAAGACGGTTGCCGTCTTAGGGTACGGCAGTCAAGGGCATGCCCATGCCCAAAATCTTCGTGACAGCGGCATCACGGTCGTCGTCGGCTTGCACGAAGGCAGCCGCAGTCGCGAACGTGCGCAAGCCGATGGCTTCGACGTCTTGCCTGTTCGCGAAGCAGCCGCGCGAGCCGATGTCATCTCGATGCTCATTCCCGACCACGTCCAAAAGCCCGTCTACGACGAGCATGTCGCTCCTGAGCTCAAGCCAGGCAAAGTGCTGATGTTCGCCCATGGGTTCAACATTCACTATGGCCGCATTGTCCCACCGCCCGATGTCGACGTCACCATGATCGCTCCGAAGAGCCCAGGGCATGTGTTGCGCGACCTCTTCACTCAGGGCATCGGTGTGCCAGCGCTTCTGGCTGTTCATCAAGACGCAAGCGGCCAGGCGAAGCAGATTGCCCTCGCCTACGCCAAGGGCCTTGGGTGCACGAAAGCTGGCGTACTGGAAACGACATTCAAGGAAGAAACCGAGACCGACCTCTTCGGTGAGCAAGCCGTCCTCTGCGGCGGCGTCAGCCACTTGATCCTCGCGGGGTTTGAGACGCTTGTCGAGGCTGGTTACCAGCCGGAGTTGGCCTACTTCGAGGTCCTGAATGAACTGAAGCTCATCGTTGACCTGATCTACGAAGGTGGCCTCAAGTTCATGCGCTATTCGGTCAGCGATACTGCTGAATACGGCGACTACGTAAGCGGGCCGAAAATTATTGACGAGCGCGTCCGTGAGACGATGCACCAGATCCTGCAAGACATTCAAAGCGGACGCTTTGCCCAGCAGTGGATCGCCGAGAACGAAAACGGGCGCCCGAACTTCTACCGCATGCGCCAGGAGGCGCTCAATCACCCCATCGAGAAGGTTGGCGAGCAACTGCGGGCAATGATGCCCTGGTTAAAGGCACGGGAAATCCCTTCATAA
- the ilvN gene encoding acetolactate synthase small subunit encodes MRSHTLVVLVEDKPGVMNRIVSLFRQRGFNIDSIAVGPSETSGLSRITLVAKGDDQKIEQLVKQLYKILEVIKIQDVTDENLIQRELALVKVTATERTRSDIMRLVTDVYRARIVDAAPDSLIIEVTGPSEKIESLLTMIRPYGIKEVARTGVVAMARGSRAVMVKEPQVVA; translated from the coding sequence GTGCGCAGCCACACGCTGGTCGTGCTCGTCGAAGACAAGCCTGGCGTGATGAACCGGATCGTTAGCCTTTTTCGGCAACGTGGGTTCAACATCGATAGCATTGCCGTCGGCCCAAGTGAGACGTCTGGATTATCGCGCATCACGTTGGTCGCGAAAGGAGACGATCAGAAGATCGAACAACTCGTTAAGCAACTGTACAAAATTCTTGAAGTCATCAAGATCCAAGACGTGACCGACGAGAATCTCATTCAGCGCGAATTAGCCCTTGTTAAAGTAACCGCAACAGAGCGGACACGCTCTGACATTATGCGCTTGGTCACGGATGTCTACCGGGCACGCATCGTTGATGCAGCCCCTGATTCGTTAATCATCGAGGTCACTGGGCCGTCAGAGAAAATCGAATCCCTCTTGACGATGATCCGACCATACGGCATCAAAGAAGTCGCGCGGACGGGCGTCGTCGCCATGGCACGAGGCAGCCGTGCAGTGATGGTCAAGGAGCCGCAGGTCGTCGCATAA
- the ilvB gene encoding biosynthetic-type acetolactate synthase large subunit: MAVETRPTSPPTTAETHAGPQLGARLICQALVREGVDLIFGYPGGAVIPLYDVLPEFPIHHVLVRHEQGAAHAADGYARATGKVGVCLATSGPGATNLVTGIATAMMDSVPIVAITGQVPQNVIGMDAFQETDITGITIPITKYNMVIRSVEEIGPAIQKAFYLARSGRPGPVLVDIPKDVQLAKGYLAPPQPLNLPGYKPTIVPHRRQIRKAAELIRQSERPLILAGHGILISGATSELIAFAERTQIPVGLTLLGIGGFPASHPLCLGMVGMHGYAHANRAIHEADLIIGIGMRFDDRVTGRPSEFAPHAKIIHIDIDPAEIGKVLKTEVPVVGDAREALKLLLEELEPLRHDEWLEQIRSWYRPIRTEPSGPNGALQPQYVMARLHALTEGRALVVTDVGQHQMWAAQIYRCDYPNQWITSGGLGTMGFAVPAAMGVALGRPEAEVWCVVGDGGVQMTLHEFATIVDEGCNVKVAIINNGYLGMVRQWQQLFHNRNYSETPISSPDYVLLGQAYRMPARRVTRPAEVDEAITWAQSFRGPALIEFVVNQEENVYPMIPSGGSFREMIDEPEGEW; this comes from the coding sequence ATGGCCGTTGAAACGCGTCCAACATCGCCGCCCACGACAGCCGAAACGCATGCTGGACCACAACTCGGTGCTCGGCTCATCTGTCAAGCACTCGTGCGCGAGGGAGTCGATCTCATCTTTGGCTACCCGGGTGGAGCCGTTATCCCTCTCTATGACGTTTTGCCGGAGTTTCCGATCCACCACGTCCTTGTGCGTCATGAGCAAGGTGCTGCCCATGCCGCAGATGGCTACGCGCGCGCCACAGGCAAAGTCGGCGTGTGTTTGGCAACGTCGGGACCAGGAGCGACCAACCTGGTCACGGGCATCGCTACGGCAATGATGGACTCGGTTCCGATTGTCGCCATTACCGGTCAAGTGCCTCAGAATGTGATTGGCATGGACGCTTTTCAAGAAACCGACATTACCGGCATCACCATCCCGATTACCAAGTACAACATGGTCATCCGTAGTGTAGAGGAAATCGGTCCGGCAATTCAGAAAGCGTTTTACCTAGCGCGGAGCGGTCGCCCCGGCCCTGTGCTTGTCGATATTCCGAAAGATGTACAGCTCGCAAAGGGGTATCTTGCCCCTCCGCAGCCGCTCAACCTTCCAGGATACAAGCCAACAATCGTTCCGCATCGGCGACAAATTCGCAAAGCCGCCGAATTAATTCGCCAGTCCGAGCGCCCGCTGATCCTCGCTGGCCACGGCATTCTCATCAGTGGAGCGACGTCAGAGTTGATCGCCTTTGCAGAGCGCACGCAGATTCCAGTCGGGCTAACTCTCCTCGGCATCGGCGGCTTCCCTGCTTCGCATCCGCTCTGCCTAGGCATGGTTGGGATGCACGGGTATGCACATGCGAACCGGGCCATCCACGAAGCCGATTTGATCATCGGGATCGGCATGCGGTTTGACGATCGCGTTACCGGACGACCGAGCGAGTTCGCCCCGCACGCCAAGATCATCCACATCGATATCGATCCTGCTGAGATCGGGAAAGTGCTGAAGACTGAAGTCCCGGTTGTGGGCGATGCGCGCGAAGCCCTGAAGCTGCTCCTCGAAGAACTCGAACCATTGCGCCATGACGAATGGCTGGAGCAGATCCGCAGCTGGTATCGACCAATTCGCACGGAGCCATCCGGCCCCAACGGAGCTTTGCAACCGCAGTACGTGATGGCCCGCTTGCATGCGCTCACTGAGGGGCGCGCGCTCGTGGTCACCGATGTCGGTCAGCACCAGATGTGGGCTGCCCAAATCTATCGCTGTGATTACCCCAACCAGTGGATCACCTCTGGCGGGCTGGGCACGATGGGCTTTGCTGTGCCGGCAGCGATGGGCGTGGCGCTCGGCAGGCCGGAAGCCGAGGTCTGGTGCGTTGTTGGCGATGGTGGCGTGCAGATGACACTCCACGAATTCGCCACTATCGTCGATGAGGGATGCAACGTTAAGGTGGCTATTATTAACAACGGCTATCTCGGCATGGTGCGACAATGGCAGCAGTTGTTCCACAACCGGAACTACTCTGAGACCCCAATCAGCAGCCCGGATTATGTCCTGCTTGGCCAGGCCTACCGCATGCCGGCGCGGCGGGTGACACGTCCGGCTGAAGTCGATGAAGCAATTACGTGGGCCCAGTCTTTCCGCGGCCCAGCGCTGATCGAATTCGTGGTGAATCAGGAAGAGAACGTGTATCCAATGATTCCGTCAGGCGGCTCGTTCCGCGAGATGATCGATGAGCCGGAAGGGGAATGGTAG
- a CDS encoding ABC transporter permease: MVEAERQFGSASGEAGVLVRPDLSRAARTKQRGYFEQAWMRFRRNRLAVLSLIVTVLIMAFSYGAPLISHFITHKSYADQSLLHGLEPPFTDGYILGSDNLGRDILTRLAYGGRVSMTVGILATASALLIGVPMGAIAGYYGGLVDSIIMRLVDILLAFPALFLLIFVNSLFQVNWIGLAFVIALFSWMGLARLIRGEVLSLKSRDYVMAARVLGASDARVIFRHMVPNLTPIIIVWATLAIPAFILTEAALSFLGLGVHVPTPSWGNMLNEAQQYLSRAWWLVFIPGFMIYITVLAINLFGNGLRDALDPRLSD; this comes from the coding sequence ATGGTCGAGGCAGAACGACAGTTTGGCTCAGCGTCAGGTGAAGCGGGTGTCCTTGTCCGGCCAGACTTAAGCCGGGCAGCACGAACGAAGCAACGCGGCTACTTCGAACAAGCCTGGATGCGCTTTCGCCGTAACCGTTTGGCAGTCCTCTCCTTGATTGTGACAGTCCTCATTATGGCGTTCAGTTACGGTGCTCCGCTGATTTCCCACTTCATCACGCATAAAAGCTACGCGGACCAGTCGCTGTTGCACGGCCTTGAGCCACCCTTCACCGATGGGTACATCTTAGGCAGCGACAACCTCGGCCGCGATATCCTCACCCGCCTCGCTTACGGTGGCCGTGTCTCGATGACAGTCGGTATTCTCGCCACAGCGAGTGCGCTCTTGATCGGCGTGCCGATGGGAGCAATCGCCGGCTATTATGGTGGTCTTGTTGATTCCATCATTATGCGGCTCGTCGATATCCTACTCGCCTTTCCAGCCCTATTCCTGCTCATTTTCGTCAATTCGCTCTTCCAGGTGAACTGGATTGGGCTAGCCTTTGTCATCGCACTCTTCAGCTGGATGGGACTTGCCCGATTGATCCGCGGCGAAGTCTTGAGCTTAAAGAGTCGCGATTATGTCATGGCCGCACGCGTGTTAGGCGCCTCCGACGCACGGGTTATTTTCCGGCATATGGTGCCGAACCTCACACCGATCATCATCGTCTGGGCCACCCTGGCCATTCCTGCGTTTATTCTCACAGAGGCCGCACTCAGCTTCCTTGGGCTTGGCGTCCATGTTCCAACGCCTTCCTGGGGCAACATGCTCAACGAGGCGCAGCAGTATCTCTCGCGCGCTTGGTGGCTCGTCTTCATTCCGGGATTTATGATCTACATTACTGTCTTGGCCATTAACCTCTTTGGGAATGGCCTTCGTGACGCGCTTGATCCGCGGTTGTCGGACTAA
- a CDS encoding ABC transporter permease gives MGRYILWRLIQLIPIVIGITFVTFAIANLVPGSPLSDLAFQPGIRPEDIARIRHQLGLDQPIYIRYFQWLSNIARGDLGISLVTYQPVSKLIMEKLPNTLLLTGTSLLLALLVSIPIGVFAAVKRNSWFDQITTVGAVAGFAVPTFWLGLMLIIVFSVKFREWGLPSLPPGGMYDLRSGGGIGDRIIHLIMPAFTLAFVQTAGWTRYIRSQMLEVLRQDYMRIAEAKGLPQRLVIFRHGFRNAILPLVTLLGLDLPGLFSGAVITETIFSWNGLGRLIVDSTFKRDYTVIMDTVLFISILTVLANLLADIVYAQLDPRVRFD, from the coding sequence ATGGGTCGCTACATCCTCTGGCGTCTCATTCAACTCATCCCAATTGTCATTGGCATTACCTTCGTGACCTTCGCCATTGCCAACCTTGTGCCTGGGAGCCCGCTATCCGACCTGGCATTCCAGCCGGGCATTCGGCCAGAAGATATTGCGCGAATCCGTCATCAGCTTGGCCTTGACCAACCGATCTACATTCGTTACTTCCAGTGGCTGAGCAACATTGCCCGCGGTGACCTTGGTATCTCGCTGGTGACCTATCAACCCGTCAGCAAGCTCATCATGGAAAAGCTGCCGAACACGCTCTTGCTGACCGGTACATCCCTCCTTTTGGCACTCCTTGTTTCAATCCCCATTGGTGTGTTCGCTGCTGTGAAGCGTAATTCCTGGTTCGACCAGATCACCACAGTTGGCGCTGTAGCAGGCTTTGCCGTTCCAACGTTCTGGCTGGGTCTGATGCTCATCATTGTTTTCTCCGTCAAATTCCGCGAGTGGGGTCTGCCGAGTCTCCCGCCTGGCGGCATGTACGACCTGCGAAGTGGTGGGGGTATCGGCGACCGCATCATCCACTTGATCATGCCGGCGTTCACCCTCGCCTTCGTTCAGACAGCCGGGTGGACGCGCTATATCCGCTCGCAAATGCTTGAAGTCTTGCGGCAAGACTATATGCGCATTGCCGAGGCGAAGGGCTTGCCACAGCGCTTGGTCATCTTCCGCCACGGCTTTCGCAATGCGATTCTGCCCTTAGTGACGCTGTTGGGACTCGATCTCCCCGGACTCTTCAGCGGCGCCGTGATCACTGAAACGATTTTCTCGTGGAATGGTCTTGGACGACTGATCGTCGACTCAACGTTCAAGCGTGACTATACCGTGATTATGGATACCGTGCTGTTCATCTCGATCCTGACGGTGCTCGCAAACCTGTTGGCAGACATTGTCTATGCCCAGCTTGACCCGCGCGTGCGCTTTGATTAG